A section of the Saccharomyces paradoxus strain CBS432 chromosome XII sequence genome encodes:
- the RRN5 gene encoding Rrn5p (Protein involved in transcription of rDNA by RNA polymerase I~similar to YLR141W), with protein sequence MEHQQLQKYVDLYNKEVEEFYNGAASGRPREFHPSKVHIKSIHEKASTANSGVEISSLGVDWDSEEKETFFWCLSRYSIHRVDEWRSLLPRKSAMEILGYYRLLRRASLSARSRKAGDDGAPIAYEMSAEWVALETKLSEAVTAITEGAAEVADEEGHSEGLINYESWKRRWVAIYSHSRIAEIRPLPRHALPLSRSATETLERCVRRYTRALLWCTALAGMASRSVSARAAGSRGCKSLPTVVTRRQVERALCTEARARDLHVLPRRIALTLRKWELDYPREGKLFRTKEMACLFLQSQLSRRDAPPVHQDENQDENQDKNQEQDTTASESGSEAERNEINEADLFRSALHENQLLKWLSK encoded by the coding sequence ATGGAGCACCAACAATTGCAGAAGTACGTTGATTTGTACAATAAGGAGGTCGAGGAATTCTACAATGGTGCCGCATCAGGCCGCCCAAGAGAGTTCCATCCTTCCAAAGTACATATAAAGAGCATCCATGAAAAGGCGAGTACCGCCAATTCTGGCGTAGAAATCTCTAGCCTTGGTGTAGACTGGGATAGcgaagagaaagaaaccTTTTTCTGGTGCCTTTCACGCTATAGTATCCACCGTGTAGACGAGTGGCGCTCATTGTTGCCTCGGAAGAGCGCCATGGAGATCCTGGGTTATTACAGGTTGTTGAGGAGAGCAAGCTTAAGCGCGAGGTCGCGTAAGGCGGGTGATGACGGAGCGCCCATTGCGTACGAAATGAGCGCTGAATGGGTTGCCCTGGAGACAAAACTGAGCGAGGCAGTGACGGCCATCACGGAAGGCGCAGCCGAGGTTGCCGATGAGGAAGGACACAGCGAGGGGCTTATCAATTATGAAAGCTGGAAACGCAGGTGGGTAGCCATCTACTCGCACAGCCGCATCGCGGAGATAAGACCCTTGCCCCGCCACGCGCTGCCGCTATCGCGCAGCGCGACGGAGACACTGGAGCGCTGTGTCCGTCGCTACACACGTGCACTGCTGTGGTGCACGGCACTTGCGGGCATGGCTTCCCGCAGCGTCAGCGCAAGGGCGGCGGGTTCTCGAGGATGCAAGTCGCTACCGACGGTCGTCACTCGGCGGCAAGTCGAGCGTGCTCTATGCACAGAAGCACGTGCACGTGACCTGCACGTGCTTCCCCGACGCATTGCTTTAACACTGCGCAAATGGGAACTGGACTATCCGCGGGAGGGCAAATTGTTCCGCACCAAAGAAATGGCATGTCTGTTTTTACAAAGCCAGTTATCAAGACGGGATGCTCCTCCAGTTCACCAAGACGAAAATCAGGACGAAAATCAGGacaaaaatcaagaacaaGATACCACTGCAAGTGAAAGTGGAAGCGAAGCAGAAAGGAATGAAATCAACGAAGCGGACTTGTTCCGATCAGCATTACACGAGAATCAGTTGCTAAAATGGTTATCCAAATAA
- the PUT1 gene encoding proline dehydrogenase (Proline oxidase~similar to YLR142W), with protein sequence MIASRSSLLVTKSRLPSICYPLVKRSYVSKTPTHSNTAANLMVETPASPNTNGNSVMAPPNSVNFLQTLPKKELFQLGFIGIATLNRFFLNTIIKMFPYIPVPVIKFFVSSLYCGGENFKEVIECGERLQKRGISNMMLSLTIENSEGTKSLSSTPVDKIVKETISSVHNILLPNIIGQLESKPINDIAPGYIALKPSALVDNPHEVLYNFSNPAFKTQRDQLIENCSKITKEVFELNQSLLKKYPERKAPFLVSTIDAEKYDLQENGVYELQRILFQRFNPASSKLISCIGTWQLYLRDSGDHLLHELKLAQESGYKLGLKLVRGAYIHSEKDRNQIIFGDKTGTDENYDRIITQVVNDLIINGEDSYYGHLVVASHNYQSQMLVTNLLKSTQDNSYAKSNIVLGQLLGMADNVTYDLITNHGAKNIIKYVPWGPPLETKDYLLRRLQENGDAVRSDNGWPLIKAIAKSIPKRLGV encoded by the coding sequence ATGATAGCTTCAAGAAGCTCCTTATTAGTTACTAAATCCCGCCTACCATCGATATGCTACCCTTTGGTAAAGAGGTCCTATGTGTCAAAGACTCCGACGCACTCTAACACGGCCGCTAATCTGATGGTTGAAACTCCAGCCTCTCCCAATACTAATGGCAATAGTGTGATGGCACCCCCTAACTCAGTCAATTTTTTACAGACCCTCCCCAAGAAAGAACTGTTCCAGCTAGGCTTCATCGGTATTGCAACGTTGAACAGGTTCTTCCTTAACACGATCATCAAGATGTTCCCTTACATCCCCGTCCCagtaataaaatttttcgtCTCTTCCCTATACTGTGGTGGtgaaaacttcaaagaAGTCATTGAATGTGGTGAACGTTTACAGAAGAGAGGTATATCGAACATGATGCTTTCATTAACTATCGAAAATTCCGAAGGTACCAAGAGTTTGTCCAGTACTCCAGTAGACAAGATTGTCAAGGAAACCATCAGTTCTGTGCACAACATTCTACTTCCCAATATTATTGGCCAGCTGGAATCCAAGCCAATCAACGACATTGCTCCAGGTTATATTGCTTTAAAACCTTCTGCTTTGGTCGATAACCCTCACGAGGTCCTGTACAATTTTAGTAACCCCGCCTTCAAGACTCAAAGGGACCAACTGATTGAGAATTGCTCTAAGATTACAAAAGAGGTCTTTGAACTGAATCAAtctttgttgaagaaataccCTGAAAGAAAGGCTCCCTTCTTGGTGTCCACCATAGACGCTGAGAAGTATGATTTGCAAGAAAACGGTGTCTACGAATTACAAAGAATCTTATTTCAAAGATTCAATCCCGCTTCATCTAAACTGATATCGTGTATCGGTACCTGGCAATTATATCTGAGGGACTCCGGTGACCATCTTTTGCACGAATTGAAACTGGCCCAAGAAAGCGGCTACAAACTTGGGTTAAAACTGGTTCGTGGTGCTTATATTCATTCTGAAAAAGACCGTAATCAAATTATCTTTGGTGATAAAACGGGTACTGACGAAAATTACGACCGTATCATCACACAAGTGGTCAATGATTTAATCATTAACGGTGAAGATTCTTATTATGGTCACTTGGTCGTCGCCTCTCATAACTACCAATCCCAAATGCTAGTTACCAATCTGCTAAAGTCCACTCAAGATAACTCTTATGCCAAATCGAATATTGTATTGGGTCAATTACTGGGTATGGCAGATAATGTTACCTATGACCTAATTACTAATCACGGCGCCAAAAACATAATTAAGTACGTTCCATGGGGCCCACCATTGGAAACTAAAGATTATCTTTTGAGAAGATTGCAAGAAAACGGGGATGCTGTGAGATCTGATAATGGCTGGCCATTAATCAAGGCCATAGCAAAGTCGATTCCAAAAAGACTAGGGGTATGA
- the DPH6 gene encoding diphthine--ammonia ligase (Diphthamide synthetase~similar to YLR143W) → MKFIALISGGKDSFYNIFHCLKNNHELIALGNLHPRESEEQELDSFMFQTVGHDLIDYYSKCIGVPLFRRSILRNTSNNVELNYTATQDDEIEELYELLRTVKDKIPDLEAVSVGAILSSYQRTRVENVCSRLGLVVLSYLWQRDQAELMSEMCLMSKDVDGDENDTDSGNKFDARIIKVAAIGLNEKHLGMSLPMIQPVLHKLNQLYQVHICGEGGEFETMVLDAPFFKHGYLKLINIVKCSDGEVHNARLNVKFQPRNLSQVFLQAQLDQLPVPSIFHNDWQELTQVLAKQVETRERRFGDFVSNTIAETSINKINDKLYISNLQSRESETVEEQIENIFAELADIMNSKEIPRNHILSSSLLIKDMSNFGKINKIYNEFLDLAKHGPLPPSRACVGSRCLPENCHVQLSVIVGIKSKFKGKINKNKGGLHVQGRSYWAPCNIGPYSQSIWLNDDANQVSFISGQIGLVPQSMEILETSLTDQTVLALQHFDTLCKTIGAQEKLLMTCYISDESILNSVCKTWSLYCSNLSHGCGSMNKSNDIERCLILVRISELPRGAVAEFGGVTCKRLIVDDNDSEEKEREETEENEDISHKLRKLNLNSEAFHSITVSLPRSNRNFTTGFVDDREKLELIVENTSKSAQVTLYYNPEETITFHHHIEYYPVEKIFDYRGVEHRFGLHIRS, encoded by the coding sequence ATGAAATTCATAGCACTGATATCAGGTGGAAAAGACTCATTCTacaatatttttcactGTTTGAAGAACAATCATGAATTGATTGCCTTGGGAAATTTACACCCAAGAGAAtcagaagaacaagaattaGACTCTTTCATGTTCCAAACAGTAGGGCATGACTTAATAGACTATTATTCTAAATGTATTGGTGTTCCACTATTTAGACGCTCAATATTACGAAACACTTCTAATAATGTCGAGTTGAATTATACTGCTACTCAGGATGATGAAATCGAAGAGCTGTACGAACTTCTGAGGACTGTCAAAGATAAAATTCCTGATTTAGAAGCTGTTAGTGTAGGGGCCATTCTATCATCCTACCAGAGGACCAGAGTGGAAAATGTCTGTTCCAGATTGGGTCTCGTGGTGCTAAGCTATTTGTGGCAAAGGGATCAAGCTGAGTTGATGAGTGAAATGTGCCTTATGTCCAAAGATGTTGACGGTGATGAAAACGATACTGATTCAGGGAATAAATTTGATGCCAGGATCATCAAGGTAGCAGCAATTGGATTAAACGAGAAACACTTAGGCATGTCCTTGCCTATGATACAACCAGTTCTACACAAACTAAACCAACTTTATCAAGTTCATATCTGTGGAGAGGGTGGAGAGTTTGAAACAATGGTTTTGGATGCACCTTTCTTCAAACACGGATACTTGAAATTGATCAATATCGTTAAATGCAGTGATGGTGAAGTTCACAATGCAAGATTGAACGTAAAATTTCAACCTCGTAATTTGAGCCAAGTTTTTTTACAGGCTCAGTTAGACCAATTACCTGTaccttcaatttttcataatgaCTGGCAAGAATTAACCCAGGTGCTGGCGAAACAAGTTGAAACGAGAGAACGAAGGTTTGGTGATTTTGTGTCAAATACTATAGCGGAGACGTCAATCAATAAAATTAATGACAAGTTGTACATCTCAAACCTACAATCACGTGAAAGCGAAACTGTGGAAGAACAAATTGAGAATATTTTTGCTGAACTGGCTGATATTATGAATTCTAAAGAGATACCACGTAATCATATTCTATCGTCATCGTTATTAATCAAAGATATGTCTAATTTTGGcaaaattaataaaatatacaatGAATTTTTAGATTTGGCAAAACACGGACCGTTGCCACCATCAAGAGCCTGCGTAGGTTCGAGATGCCTGCCCGAAAATTGCCACGTACAGTTATCAGTTATCGTCGGTATAAAAAGTAAGTTCAAAGGTAAAATCAACAAGAATAAGGGTGGACTACATGTTCAAGGACGTTCATATTGGGCCCCATGCAATATTGGTCCATACTCTCAAAGCATTTGGTTAAACGATGATGCAAACCAGGTGAGTTTTATTAGTGGGCAAATTGGACTAGTACCACAGTCAATGGAAATACTTGAAACATCTCTCACTGACCAAACAGTTTTGGCATTACAACACTTTGACACCTTGTGTAAAACAATAGGTGCTCAGGAAAAATTGCTAATGACATGCTATATTTCAGACGAGTCCATTCTCAACTCTGTCTGCAAAACTTGGTCGCTTTATTGCTCAAATCTGAGTCATGGATGTGGATCGATGAACAAATcaaatgatattgaaaGATGCTTAATTCTCGTAAGGATTTCTGAATTACCTAGAGGTGCTGTCGCAGAATTTGGTGGTGTTACTTGTAAGAGATTAATAGTAGATGATAATGATTCcgaggaaaaagaaagggaagaaacggaagaaaatgaagatatttCGCACAAGCTCCGAAAATTAAATTTGAATAGTGAAGCTTTTCATAGCATTACAGTAAGTTTGCCAAGATCTAATAGAAACTTTACTACGGGATTTGTAGATGATAGAGAGAAGTTAGAACTTATCGTCGAAAATACCTCAAAATCAGCCCAGGTAACCCTCTATTATAATCCCGAAGAAACCATCACCTTCCATCACCACATAGAATATTATCCGGtagagaaaattttcgatTACCGTGGTGTAGAACACCGCTTTGGGTTGCACATTCGTTCCTAA
- the ACF2 gene encoding endo-1,3(4)-beta-glucanase (Intracellular beta-1,3-endoglucanase~similar to YLR144C) — MWYNRQGIPPPVPNRPADTANKGAPSLPPRVNVQRPICSSENPYKPRDSMVADESLHISGSSEPLADTQMSSDNIFQSPVLSNLKAPPSVFNIVQHPVPKPNIDDQTVDPLETNKFYTNMLLEDNTQPIWTHPYSLWFSRDPELFGLAANHTLASQKVFDTTTNPPRFYFNPTNIKSFIFKAREFGSANDIKPEFRDMKHMSMRLLMSLSNSQFIEFPLVQGMGFVTAIYHDLGFELRSAVGFRSLERLSVNERYVKYNIQLEDNRNWSLYLTSPNHSFPQDFQISLPNNNTIISSHKIDVLICQLSGDSVPNIDMAAGCYPVSCDLLGQTVNEQLTNYRFNYTVAGYSQSGTTLMYALPHHKAAFTAEMQEREIASNLDSTVKGLMTGYLTNSFDMQVQVPQELGFEPIALSLNKKANYSQEKLSKIREAAVQEIQLSDPQQESNIDSMYFSGKILAKYAWILYVTHYILRDKNLTRELLSKLTNAMERFISNQQVLPLNYDITWKGVISSGSSSQDFGNSYYNDHHFHYSYHVITAAIISLVDTDLNGVTNNSWLENNRDWVECLIRDYSGADSDDPYFPQFRSFDWFNGHSWAKGLFPSGDGKDEESTSEDVNSCYAIKLWGLVTGNSKLVDIANLQLGIMRNVFQSYFLYESNNAIQPKEFTSNKVSGILFENKIDHATYFGMEPQYIHMIHAIPITSASSWVRTPNFVKEEWEEKMQPIIDQVNDGWKGIIMLNMALLDPKFSYDFFSQPDFNKNFLDNGQSLTWSLAYSGAFS; from the coding sequence atGTGGTATAATAGGCAAGGCATCCCTCCACCCGTTCCTAATAGGCCTGCTGATACTGCTAATAAAGGAGCTCCTTCCTTACCGCCTCGCGTAAATGTTCAGCGACCAATTTGTTCTTCTGAGAATCCCTATAAACCTCGAGACAGTATGGTTGCAGATGAATCATTGCACATATCAGGCAGCTCTGAACCCTTAGCCGATACTCAAATGAGTAGCGACaacatttttcaatctcCTGTCCTTTCTAACTTGAAGGCCCCTCCTTCTGTCTTCAATATTGTTCAACATCCGGTACCAAAGCCGAATATTGATGATCAAACTGTTGATCCATTGGAGACAAACAAGTTTTACACAAACATGTTACTAGAGGATAATACACAACCGATATGGACACATCCTTATTCACTTTGGTTTTCTCGTGACCCAGAATTGTTTGGCTTAGCCGCCAATCATACTTTAGCTTCTCAAAAGGTTTTCGATACAACTACAAATCCTCCCAGATTCTACTTCAATCCCacaaatataaaatcaTTTATATTCAAGGCAAGGGAATTCGGCTCTGCAAATGATATTAAGCCTGAATTCCGAGACATGAAACATATGTCCATGCGCTTGCTGATGTCCTTAAGTAATTCCCAGTTTATAGAATTCCCGTTGGTTCAAGGGATGGGCTTTGTCACGGCTATTTACCACGATTTAGGTTTTGAATTAAGAAGCGCTGTTGGTTTCAGGAGCTTAGAGCGTTTGAGTGTGAATGAAAGATATGTTAAGTATAATATACAACTTGAAGATAATAGAAACTGGTCCCTTTATCTGACGTCACCCAATCACTCTTTTCCAcaagattttcaaatttcattACCCAACAACAATACAATAATATCTTCTCATAAAATAGATGTTCTTATTTGTCAATTATCTGGAGATTCCGTTCCCAATATTGATATGGCAGCAGGCTGTTATCCAGTATCGTGCGACTTATTAGGGCAAACTGTTAATGAACAGCTCACAAATTATAGATTTAACTATACGGTTGCAGGCTACTCGCAGTCTGGCACTACATTAATGTATGCTCTGCCACATCATAAAGCTGCATTCACGGCAGAAATGCAGGAACGGGAAATCGCCTCTAATTTGGATTCTACGGTTAAAGGCTTAATGACCGGTTACCTCACAAACAGTTTTGATATGCAGGTACAGGTGCCCCAAGAATTAGGATTTGAACCTATTGCCCTATCTTTGAATAAGAAAGCTAATTACAGTCAGGAAAAGCTATCTAAAATTCGAGAAGCCGCTGTTCAAGAGATTCAACTTAGTGACCCTCAGCAAGAATCAAACATAGATTCTATGTATTTTTCTGGCAAAATACTTGCAAAGTATGCGTGGATTCTTTATGTAACGCATTACATCCTTCGtgataaaaatttaacaAGAGAATTATTATCTAAACTGACTAATGCAATGGAGAGGTTTATCAGCAATCAGCAAGTTTTACCCTTGAATTATGACATTACCTGGAAAGGCGTAATTTCATCTGGCTCTTCTAGTCAAGACTTTGGTAATTCTTACTACAATGATCATCACTTTCATTACTCTTACCATGTCATAACAGCCGCCATTATCTCTTTAGTCGATACTGATTTAAATGGTGTTACTAATAACTCCTGGCTAGAAAATAACAGAGATTGGGTTGAGTGTTTGATTAGAGATTACTCTGGTGCTGATAGCGATGATCCGTACTTTCCTCAATTTAGGTCATTTGATTGGTTTAATGGCCATTCATGGGCCAAGGGACTATTTCCGAGTGGCGATGGTAAAGATGAGGAATCTACCTCAGAAGATGTTAATTCTTGCTATGCGATAAAATTGTGGGGGTTGGTAACTGGAAATTCTAAGCTGGTCGACATAGCGAACTTGCAACTCGGCATCATGAGAAATGTTTTTCAGAGCTACTTCCTGTACGAAAGTAATAATGCTATTCAACCGAAAGAATTTACCAGTAATAAAGTCAGTGGTATTCTATTCGAGAATAAAATTGACCACGCTACATATTTTGGCATGGAGCCTCAGTACATTCATATGATTCATGCCATTCCTATAACATCTGCATCTTCATGGGTTAGAACACCAAATTTTGTGAAGGAGGAgtgggaagaaaaaatgcagCCGATAATTGATCAAGTGAATGACGGTTGGAAAGGCATAATCATGTTGAATATGGCTTTGCTTGATCCAAAATTTTCGTATGACTTTTTCAGTCAGCCGgatttcaacaaaaattttctagaCAATGGGCAAAGCTTAACTTGGTCTTTGGCTTATTCAGGTGCCTTCTCTTAG
- the RMP1 gene encoding Rmp1p (Subunit of RNase MRP~similar to YLR145W) — MDEMNNVIRSLEQEYRLILLLNHRNKNQHRAASWYGSFNEMKRNCGQIIKLLSSRRLQAKRLRDVEWVKLHRLLQRALFRQLKKWYWQFNGVIALGQFVTLGCTLVTLLANVRALYMKLWEGNNSEFIRCGCSTKNFPKAKDKQAMSSVEELGNIIDEDIGDTIRENELVITPMPDSVPENGKKKKKRKKKNKSAIDGIFG, encoded by the coding sequence ATGGATGAGATGAATAATGTGATACGGTCCCTGGAGCAAGAGTATCGGTTGATATTGCTGCTGAATCATAGGAACAAGAATCAACACAGAGCGGCTAGTTGGTATGGATCGTTCAATgagatgaaaagaaattgcGGACAAATAATAAAGCTTCTTAGCTCGAGAAGATTACAAGCCAAACGCCTTAGAGATGTCGAGTGGGTCAAGTTACACAGGCTTTTACAGAGGGCGCTTTTTAGAcagttgaagaaatggtATTGGCAGTTCAATGGCGTAATTGCGCTTGGGCAATTTGTAACGTTAGGTTGTACACTAGTGACATTGCTGGCGAATGTGAGGGCTCTGTATATGAAATTATGGGAGGGGAATAACAGTGAGTTTATAAGGTGTGGATGCTCAACGAAGAACTTTCCAAAGGCAAAAGACAAACAGGCTATGAGCAGTGTTGAAGAGCTCggaaatattattgatgaagatattggCGACACCATTAGAGAAAACGAGCTAGTGATAACGCCAATGCCAGATTCTGTGCCAGAGAACggtaagaagaaaaagaagagaaaaaagaagaacaaatcaGCCATTGATGGCATATTCGGTTAA
- the SPE4 gene encoding spermine synthase (Spermine synthase~similar to YLR146C) codes for MVNSSQHPYIKDGWFREISDKNFPGQAFTMAVDSILYEAQSEFQNILIFHNRVYGTVLVLDGIVQCTEFDEFAYQEMITHIAMFAHSNPKRVLIIGGGDGGVLREVARHTCVEHITMVEIDSSVIELSRKFLPTLSNGAFDDERLDLKLCDGFQFLQDIGASGIHKKFDVIITDSSDPEGPAEAFFQERYFELLKDALNPNGVVIMQSSENFWLNLDYLRHLKNTAKTVFPNTEYCYTMVPTYTSGQLGLIVCGNNANIPLNIPQRKMTEQEQEELKYYNPQIHSSAFVLPTWAEKIINE; via the coding sequence ATGGTCAATAGTTCGCAGCATCCCTACATCAAAGATGGATGGTTTAGAGAGATCAGTGATAAGAATTTTCCAGGCCAAGCCTTTACTATGGCCGTGGACTCAATACTTTATGAAGCGCAAAGTGAATTTCAGAACATCTTGATTTTCCATAATAGGGTCTACGGTACTGTGTTGGTCCTCGATGGTATTGTACAATGTACAGAATTCGATGAGTTTGCCTATCAAGAGATGATCACGCATATCGCAATGTTTGCGCATTCCAATCCCAAGCGTGTACTTATCATTGGCGGTGGGGACGGAGGTGTATTGAGGGAAGTAGCCAGGCACACCTGCGTAGAACATATCACTATGGTGGAAATTGACTCTTCAGTGATCGAACTGTCGAGGAAATTCTTGCCCACATTGAGTAACGGTGCTTTTGATGACGAAAGGTTGGACCTGAAACTTTGCGATGGCTTCCAGTTCTTGCAAGATATAGGCGCTTCCGGCATCCATAAGAAATTCGACGTCATTATTACTGATAGTTCTGACCCTGAAGGTCCAGCTGAAGCGTTTTTTCAAGAGAGGTATTTCGAACTGTTAAAAGATGCTTTGAATCCCAATGGTGTCGTCATTATGCAAAGctctgaaaatttttggttgaaTCTAGATTACTTACGCCATTTGAAAAACACAGCCAAAACAGTGTTTCCTAATACAGAATATTGCTATACCATGGTTCCGACCTATACATCTGGCCAACTAGGTTTAATCGTTTGTGGTAATAATGCCAATATACCGTTGAACATTCCGCAAAGAAAGATGACcgaacaagaacaagaggaACTAAAATACTACAACCCTCAAATACATTCGAGTGCATTTGTTTTGCCTACTTGGGCTGAAAAGATTATTAACGAATGA
- a CDS encoding uncharacterized protein (similar to YLR146W), with protein sequence MDREEKKKTTASVEHARMLQNEIQQLFAQLQDMNSQIRCDLNEFEQIKESSTTANSTTNSAN encoded by the coding sequence ATGGACAGggaagagaagaaaaagactaCAGCGTCAGTAGAGCATGCCCGGATGttgcaaaatgaaatacAACAGTTATTTGCTCAATTGCAGGATATGAATTCCCAGATTCGCTGCGACCTTAATGAGTTTGAACAAATAAAGGAATCTTCCACAACAGCGAATTCAACCACGAACAGTGCTAACTGA
- the SMD3 gene encoding mRNA splicing protein SMD3 (Core Sm protein Sm D3~similar to YLR147C): MNGIPVKLLNEAQGHIVSLELTTGATYRGKLVESEDSMNVQLRDVVATEPQGAVTHMDQIFVRGSQIKFIVVPDLLKNAPLFKKNSSRPMPPIRGPKRR, from the coding sequence ATGAATGGAATACCAGTAAAGCTACTAAATGAGGCACAGGGACATATTGTCTCTCTCGAACTAACAACGGGAGCAACTTACCGTGGTAAACTTGTTGAAAGCGAAGATAGCATGAACGTACAGCTAAGAGACGTAGTAGCTACAGAACCTCAGGGAGCCGTAACGCACATGGATCAAATATTCGTACGTGGGTCGCAGATCAAATTCATCGTTGTCCCAGATCTCTTAAAAAATGCAccattattcaaaaaaaactcatcAAGACCTATGCCACCCATAAGAGGACCCAAGAGAAGgtga